One genomic window of Leptospira paudalimensis includes the following:
- a CDS encoding YebC/PmpR family DNA-binding transcriptional regulator: protein MSGHSKWATIRRKKGAIDAKRGAIFTRIAKEISVAAKEGGGDQEGNPRLRLAVTKAKAANMPKDNIERAIKKGTGGLEGMVYEECLYECYAPGGVAIMVDVLTDKKSRTTPEIKSILTKLGGSLANAGAVSRLFERKGQLTLKADQISEEALFDLALGAGAEDIQVNDGMYIVLTSPSEYEAVQSSLSSKGLNMEESEIKYIPMTTVEVNDKEMAEKIMKLIENLEANDDVQGVSSNFELGEGVELD, encoded by the coding sequence CACTCGAAATGGGCGACGATTCGGAGAAAAAAGGGAGCCATTGATGCCAAAAGAGGCGCCATCTTTACAAGGATAGCCAAAGAAATTTCTGTGGCAGCGAAAGAAGGTGGTGGTGACCAAGAAGGAAACCCAAGATTACGCTTAGCTGTCACCAAGGCAAAGGCTGCCAACATGCCAAAAGACAATATCGAACGTGCCATCAAAAAGGGTACGGGAGGCCTCGAGGGTATGGTATACGAAGAGTGTCTCTACGAATGTTATGCACCTGGTGGAGTTGCGATCATGGTGGATGTCCTTACCGATAAAAAGTCTCGTACAACTCCCGAAATCAAAAGTATTTTAACCAAACTTGGCGGATCCCTTGCCAACGCAGGAGCTGTTTCCCGTTTGTTTGAGCGAAAAGGCCAACTCACTCTAAAAGCAGATCAAATTTCCGAAGAAGCTTTGTTTGATTTAGCATTGGGTGCAGGGGCCGAAGACATACAAGTCAATGACGGCATGTACATCGTCCTCACTTCTCCTTCCGAATACGAAGCTGTACAATCTTCGTTATCTTCCAAAGGATTAAATATGGAAGAGTCGGAAATCAAATACATTCCCATGACAACAGTCGAAGTGAACGACAAAGAAATGGCAGAAAAAATCATGAAACTCATTGAAAACCTCGAAGCAAACGATGATGTGCAGGGTGTGAGTTCCAATTTTGAGTTAGGCGAGGGAGTCGAACTCGACTAA
- a CDS encoding GlsB/YeaQ/YmgE family stress response membrane protein, producing the protein MFSFIWFLLIGLAAGWLAGRILRGKGFGIIANLVIGVVGSFLGGIVFGLLGFRSYGLIAELIVAVVGAILLIIIAGMIKRK; encoded by the coding sequence ATGTTTAGTTTTATTTGGTTTTTACTCATTGGTCTTGCGGCTGGATGGCTTGCTGGTCGGATCTTACGTGGAAAGGGATTTGGAATCATCGCCAATTTAGTGATTGGTGTTGTAGGTTCCTTTTTAGGCGGGATTGTGTTTGGTCTGCTTGGATTTCGTTCTTACGGACTCATCGCGGAACTCATAGTTGCCGTTGTTGGAGCTATTTTATTGATTATCATTGCTGGGATGATCAAAAGAAAATAG
- a CDS encoding EAL domain-containing protein, with product MKNQLLTGPYYFGMKDLEVFKKHFIQENKGKPLFLIRFENITGIELTEFLDLLRTEFYSCLDLEDICFGFHYFEKQNILLMGISPLFEWDIEKFPNIENSVGKFQQQCIQNKIVSFHFGVSRTQSNFISDNEEIFAELFKSSEKNLNDNLVRWSWTYYNKANTYISGSVHEAMIQPTVIFNPKDKTYSVKGGEVFLGGGAYIGYKDLINDIPSDQDINRIELLILEKLIIACEGAPGLLKFNISPQSLIDTFSQNERVDRLKKLILSKDLSPENIRFELVEKPYDESKYQLKDVCHAFYSHGMSFAADDFGVKSQSHQIVLDLGIMIKEFKLDPISFKFKIEEDQIKFLDNLAFIDYCKRLADNREAVITAEAVEDFDTLRFLMEHQIYQFQANILFGKMTVSDYKRDFDLLHSIHEDVVKEVLTDKILSEKQKKVGNLFLVASEEGLI from the coding sequence TTGAAAAATCAACTTTTAACTGGTCCTTATTATTTTGGAATGAAAGACTTGGAAGTGTTTAAAAAACATTTCATCCAAGAAAATAAAGGGAAACCACTCTTTCTCATTCGGTTTGAAAATATCACAGGCATTGAACTTACAGAATTTTTAGATTTATTACGTACTGAATTTTATTCCTGTTTGGACTTAGAGGATATTTGTTTCGGATTCCATTACTTCGAAAAACAAAATATACTACTCATGGGAATTTCACCCTTATTTGAATGGGACATTGAAAAGTTTCCGAATATCGAAAACTCTGTTGGAAAATTCCAACAACAATGTATCCAAAATAAAATTGTTTCGTTTCATTTTGGAGTTTCAAGAACCCAATCCAATTTTATATCCGATAATGAAGAAATCTTTGCCGAACTTTTTAAATCATCTGAAAAAAATCTCAATGATAACTTAGTTCGTTGGAGTTGGACATACTACAATAAAGCAAACACTTATATCTCTGGATCTGTTCATGAAGCAATGATCCAACCGACTGTCATTTTTAATCCTAAAGATAAAACATATTCCGTTAAAGGTGGCGAAGTTTTTTTGGGAGGAGGTGCTTATATTGGTTATAAAGATTTAATCAATGACATTCCATCCGACCAAGACATCAATCGGATAGAACTTTTAATTTTAGAAAAACTAATCATTGCATGTGAAGGTGCACCTGGCCTTTTAAAATTTAATATTTCACCTCAATCTTTAATTGATACATTTTCACAAAATGAACGAGTTGACCGACTCAAAAAATTAATTTTAAGCAAAGACCTTTCTCCTGAAAACATACGCTTTGAACTCGTAGAAAAACCATACGACGAATCAAAATACCAATTAAAAGATGTGTGCCATGCGTTTTATTCGCATGGAATGAGTTTTGCAGCTGATGACTTTGGTGTAAAAAGTCAGTCTCATCAAATAGTACTAGATTTGGGAATTATGATCAAAGAATTCAAATTGGACCCAATTAGTTTTAAATTTAAAATTGAAGAAGACCAAATTAAATTTTTAGACAACTTAGCTTTTATCGATTATTGCAAACGATTAGCTGACAACCGAGAAGCTGTCATAACAGCAGAAGCTGTAGAAGATTTTGATACATTACGTTTCCTTATGGAACACCAAATTTATCAATTCCAAGCAAATATTTTATTTGGTAAAATGACAGTTTCTGATTACAAACGAGATTTTGATTTACTCCATTCCATACACGAAGATGTTGTGAAAGAAGTATTGACAGACAAAATTTTATCGGAAAAACAAAAGAAAGTTGGTAACTTGTTTTTAGTCGCATCCGAAGAAGGACTCATTTAA
- a CDS encoding response regulator, whose protein sequence is MHFIMAIENDPNSSQDLENIFLGLRQRVVITKFSQTVQEYVKSSNPDIILMGLTFKDKKELEFILELRRDVITHNIPILAMIPKEDTNFIANHKKLGFTDYIVKPLAKQSLLDRIHSHIEEYKFSESSKTRDNVSFVVVDRGQDRVLFQCRANLKRYVFPEFKKIFTLNFLKSIHTERICFDVRVVPDLGKEEVEVFERVIKIFQNHDKVIFIAGRHMGAFIEHSTDDEKMLVFMAPNEFDEYVKMEELKKEELRKKEKKEKFAKDSNKEPSQNNPVPPTNLGDVKIEINTNSEANPATIVNDTNPADNLQSPKEKETSEPSPGPEQAENSK, encoded by the coding sequence ATGCATTTTATCATGGCAATTGAAAACGATCCAAATTCTTCTCAAGATTTGGAAAACATTTTCCTTGGATTAAGACAAAGAGTTGTCATTACAAAGTTTTCCCAAACTGTCCAAGAGTATGTAAAATCTTCAAATCCAGACATCATTCTCATGGGTTTGACTTTCAAAGATAAAAAAGAATTAGAATTCATCTTGGAATTACGACGTGATGTGATCACTCATAACATTCCTATATTAGCAATGATACCAAAGGAAGACACAAACTTTATTGCTAATCACAAAAAACTTGGATTTACAGACTATATTGTAAAACCCTTAGCCAAACAATCTTTACTCGATAGAATCCATTCTCATATCGAAGAATATAAGTTTAGTGAATCTTCAAAAACTCGTGATAATGTTTCCTTTGTCGTTGTTGACCGCGGCCAGGATCGTGTTTTATTCCAATGCCGCGCTAACCTCAAACGATATGTTTTTCCTGAATTTAAAAAAATATTCACTCTCAATTTTTTAAAATCCATTCACACGGAAAGAATTTGCTTTGATGTTAGAGTAGTGCCTGATCTTGGAAAAGAAGAAGTAGAAGTTTTTGAACGTGTGATCAAAATTTTTCAGAACCATGATAAGGTAATATTCATAGCAGGCCGACATATGGGTGCCTTCATTGAACATTCAACTGATGATGAAAAAATGTTAGTTTTTATGGCTCCAAACGAATTCGATGAATACGTAAAAATGGAAGAGCTAAAAAAGGAAGAACTTCGTAAAAAAGAAAAAAAGGAAAAATTTGCAAAAGACTCAAATAAAGAGCCAAGTCAAAATAATCCCGTTCCTCCAACTAATTTAGGTGATGTGAAAATTGAAATCAACACCAATTCAGAAGCAAATCCAGCAACAATTGTAAATGATACTAATCCTGCAGATAATCTTCAATCTCCAAAAGAAAAAGAAACTTCGGAACCAAGTCCTGGGCCGGAACAAGCGGAAAATTCAAAATAG
- a CDS encoding enoyl-CoA hydratase/isomerase family protein, which produces MNYKREVIDLPNGKGEIIRFQMNEQNSLTGQNMRDLGEILKEIKADPTKKGVILGTDNPKFFCNGLDAENLLSTPRNKLIDEVGGIVILFGEMVQFDKPLITEVTGYAMGGGAVITVASDFKYMLDGKCRIGFTEVNVGLPLPASFIDRIKMCVEPRYWAEVCLEGTIYKAPEAKKIGLIDEIASSPEEVRKLSLKKLESLSKVPSSAYRGTKNTLNAALLRNLEQYKIDTTKSFEQPGVVENLLEAMTALKEKRRPVFQ; this is translated from the coding sequence ATGAACTACAAAAGAGAAGTAATCGATCTACCAAATGGCAAAGGAGAAATCATTCGTTTTCAAATGAATGAACAAAACTCTTTAACTGGTCAAAACATGCGTGATCTTGGTGAGATTTTAAAGGAAATCAAAGCAGATCCAACCAAAAAAGGTGTGATTTTAGGAACGGACAATCCAAAGTTTTTTTGTAATGGATTAGATGCAGAAAATCTACTCTCAACACCTAGAAACAAACTGATTGATGAAGTTGGTGGCATTGTCATTTTATTTGGTGAAATGGTTCAATTTGATAAACCACTCATTACTGAAGTAACAGGATATGCTATGGGTGGTGGTGCTGTGATCACAGTTGCATCAGACTTCAAATACATGTTAGATGGTAAATGCCGTATTGGATTTACCGAAGTGAATGTAGGTCTACCTCTTCCAGCTAGTTTTATTGATCGAATCAAAATGTGTGTGGAACCAAGGTATTGGGCAGAAGTTTGTTTAGAAGGAACGATCTACAAAGCACCTGAAGCTAAAAAAATTGGATTGATTGATGAGATTGCTTCTTCTCCAGAAGAAGTTAGAAAACTTTCACTTAAAAAATTAGAGTCTCTTTCAAAAGTTCCTTCATCTGCTTACCGTGGGACAAAAAACACACTCAACGCCGCTCTGCTTCGAAATTTGGAACAGTATAAAATTGATACTACCAAATCATTTGAACAACCTGGAGTTGTGGAAAATCTATTAGAAGCAATGACTGCTTTAAAGGAAAAAAGAAGGCCTGTTTTCCAATAA
- a CDS encoding M23 family metallopeptidase, with protein sequence MLRSFVFVLITSFLPILAISSSDFPPGFVLKNPYLWPVKGYDSITGAFGEFRTGHFHMGQDFSTGGRIGVPILAVAKGKVTRVQRRWTSIGYALFLQHDDGMTSRYGHLHKFAPKVVKQILKSKQSKRFKDRTDFDIALPEPVEVEAGEIIAFSGDTGVGPPHLHFELFKDNVYYNPMHFGLGYNSAEPIVFNTLRITPQTPRTFINGRNETIEIPFYETSGNRFELSESPTLFIQGKVGIQIAIHQKSNNNRLGIFTLDMLIGDNVLQGFQLSKILKEHTRKNVLLYDSSVSKPNGNPFSYYLHTRDGNDLLGMRSNGREQGILDSEQMKMGEPKEVTIRATGMGGQMSLASFYVLKDQGDYSHIVTKEWKYNVYYDRYTTFKSKDTKVELFFPVNAVYSKAFFEIEAQEQIKINTQGLNQLSSVYKIGPDFKDFNLGYDLYVKVPKTKDINSADLYEVLSDGNVKKINGSSFSSWGQFFKVRLRKTGLFVVLSDQTPPNIYLHELMNKSVYPREDFALYLKAVDVGSGIMPDGFDITVDGIPGKAEFFPKDGRLEIFEPESLYEPGKHTVLASVRDFAGNWSSTVRYDYEIQTPPVPEEKKKPITEPLSVETSKEKKSTKESKTKQSSPKVQKVAKPITIAPKAKDKKSTSR encoded by the coding sequence ATGTTGCGTTCGTTCGTATTTGTCCTCATAACTAGTTTTTTACCAATCTTAGCAATATCGTCTTCTGATTTCCCACCAGGATTTGTTTTAAAGAACCCGTATCTATGGCCTGTAAAAGGATATGATTCCATTACAGGTGCATTTGGTGAGTTTCGAACAGGTCATTTTCATATGGGACAGGATTTTTCCACAGGTGGTAGGATTGGCGTTCCAATACTTGCTGTGGCAAAAGGAAAAGTCACACGTGTACAAAGAAGATGGACTAGCATAGGTTATGCGCTATTTCTACAACATGACGATGGAATGACATCTCGTTATGGACACCTTCACAAATTTGCACCGAAGGTTGTAAAACAAATCCTAAAATCCAAACAATCAAAACGATTCAAAGATAGAACCGATTTTGATATAGCACTTCCAGAACCTGTTGAAGTAGAAGCTGGAGAAATCATTGCATTTTCTGGAGATACAGGTGTTGGTCCTCCTCACTTACACTTTGAATTATTCAAAGACAATGTGTATTACAATCCAATGCACTTTGGACTAGGTTACAATTCTGCAGAACCAATCGTATTTAATACGTTAAGGATCACCCCTCAAACTCCACGAACTTTCATCAATGGAAGAAATGAAACGATAGAAATTCCATTTTACGAAACGAGTGGAAACCGGTTTGAATTATCTGAATCCCCAACACTTTTTATCCAAGGGAAAGTAGGGATTCAAATTGCTATCCATCAAAAATCAAATAACAATCGACTTGGTATTTTCACCTTAGATATGTTAATTGGTGATAATGTTTTGCAAGGTTTTCAATTATCTAAAATTTTAAAAGAACATACTAGAAAAAATGTTTTACTATATGACAGCTCTGTCAGTAAACCTAATGGAAATCCATTTTCCTATTATTTACATACAAGAGATGGAAATGATTTATTAGGAATGCGAAGTAATGGTCGTGAACAAGGTATCCTCGATAGCGAACAAATGAAAATGGGAGAACCCAAGGAAGTCACAATTCGTGCTACTGGTATGGGTGGACAAATGTCACTCGCTTCCTTTTATGTTTTGAAAGATCAAGGGGATTACAGCCACATCGTTACCAAAGAATGGAAATACAATGTGTACTATGATCGTTACACAACATTTAAATCCAAAGATACAAAAGTAGAGTTGTTTTTTCCAGTGAATGCTGTGTATTCAAAAGCATTTTTTGAAATTGAAGCCCAAGAACAAATCAAAATCAACACACAAGGCCTTAACCAACTTTCCAGTGTATATAAAATTGGTCCTGACTTTAAAGATTTTAATTTGGGATATGACCTCTATGTAAAGGTTCCGAAAACAAAGGATATCAACTCCGCCGATTTATATGAAGTATTATCGGATGGTAATGTAAAAAAAATCAATGGCTCTTCTTTTAGTTCTTGGGGCCAATTTTTTAAAGTGAGACTCAGAAAAACGGGACTTTTTGTTGTTCTTTCAGACCAAACACCACCAAACATCTATTTGCATGAATTAATGAACAAATCTGTTTATCCAAGGGAAGACTTTGCCTTGTACTTAAAAGCTGTGGACGTGGGATCTGGAATTATGCCAGATGGATTCGATATTACCGTAGACGGAATCCCGGGAAAGGCAGAATTTTTTCCTAAAGATGGAAGACTTGAAATTTTTGAACCAGAGAGTTTATACGAACCTGGCAAACATACTGTCCTTGCAAGTGTGAGAGATTTTGCAGGAAATTGGAGTTCGACTGTTCGATATGATTACGAAATCCAAACACCTCCGGTTCCAGAAGAGAAGAAAAAACCAATCACTGAACCATTATCTGTAGAAACTTCAAAAGAGAAAAAATCAACAAAAGAGTCAAAAACAAAACAGTCTTCGCCTAAGGTGCAAAAGGTGGCAAAACCAATCACGATCGCACCAAAGGCAAAAGATAAAAAGTCTACATCCCGATAG
- a CDS encoding glucose 1-dehydrogenase, producing MSKEFEGKVALVTGAASPIGLGRAIANRIASHGASLVLVDLNQEKIEEAAREVEAKFGVKAIGVACNVTKPEDCDAAISKTKEVFGKLDFLVNNAGVLKDNLLIRMSEQEYDFVMDVNCKGVFLMTKSASKLILKSDSGRIVNISSVSGLTGQPGQANYSTSKAGVIALTKVSAREFSGRNVLVNAVCPGYVQTEMTGTLSKEVQEKLTDPAVIPLKRPGKQEEIASAVKFFLSNDASYITGTYLRVDGGAAIGM from the coding sequence ATGTCCAAAGAATTCGAAGGAAAAGTAGCACTGGTAACGGGAGCTGCCTCTCCCATTGGTTTGGGTAGAGCAATCGCAAACCGAATCGCATCGCATGGTGCAAGTTTGGTGCTTGTTGATTTGAATCAGGAAAAAATTGAAGAAGCTGCAAGAGAAGTAGAAGCAAAATTCGGTGTGAAAGCAATCGGCGTTGCTTGTAACGTAACTAAGCCAGAAGATTGTGATGCTGCGATCAGCAAAACAAAAGAAGTATTTGGAAAACTTGATTTCCTTGTAAACAATGCTGGTGTATTAAAAGACAACCTACTCATTCGTATGTCAGAACAAGAGTATGACTTTGTAATGGATGTAAACTGTAAAGGTGTTTTTCTTATGACTAAGTCAGCAAGTAAACTCATCCTGAAGTCTGATTCTGGAAGAATTGTCAATATTTCTTCTGTTTCTGGACTCACTGGCCAACCAGGCCAAGCAAACTACTCCACTTCTAAAGCTGGTGTAATTGCTCTTACAAAAGTTTCTGCTCGTGAATTCTCTGGAAGAAACGTTCTTGTGAACGCAGTATGTCCAGGTTATGTGCAAACAGAAATGACAGGAACTCTTTCCAAAGAAGTACAAGAAAAGTTAACTGATCCTGCTGTGATCCCTCTCAAACGTCCTGGAAAACAGGAAGAGATCGCATCTGCTGTGAAGTTTTTCTTAAGTAATGATGCATCATACATCACTGGAACATACCTCCGCGTAGACGGTGGCGCTGCTATCGGGATGTAG